TGTCTCTTTTCCTGCATGTTAAGACAAGATTTAGTATGCATTTGGGTCATGCCAACAGTGAAATGCGAGGAACGGGAGGATCGAAGAGGACTCACCAGTGGAATTTGGAGGTCCGTGTGCCTCCTTTTCTGTTGTAGGCTTGAAAGAAAAGGGCGAGCTGAATGGTGAAGTAAATGTCTCCTTTTCTGTTGTAGGCTTGAGAGAAAAAGGCGAGCTGAATGGTGAAGTAAATGTCTCTTTACCTGCACGTTAAGATGAGATTTAGTACGCATTTGGGTCATGCCACTAGTGAAATATGAGGAACGGGAGGATCGAAGAGGACTCACTGGTGAAAATTGGAGGTTCCTGTGTCTTCCTTTCGGTTGTAGGCTTGAAAAAAGAGCAAGGGCTGAATGGTGAAGGATCAGTTGAAtagtctctctcttttggtGCATTTTGCTGGAAAGGGCTGAATGGTGAACGACTGGTTGAATAGTCCCTCTCTTCCGGTGCATTTCGCTCGAAAGGGCTGAATGGTGAAGGACCAGTTGGAGTGTCTCTCTCTTTCGGTGCGTTTCGCTCGAAAGGGTTCAATGGTGAAGGACTAGTTGAATAGTCTCTCTCTTTCGGTGCATTTCGCTCGAAAGGACCGGTTTTCCAGGGGTTGCTGAAAGAGCCGCTGGAAGGACCAAATTCCTTTGGGGCCTGCGAGGGTGTTGCAGAGTTTGGTGCTTGACCTTCTTCCTGTGACCTAAAGGCTGTGTTGCTTTTAGACGGGGCAGTGCTGGTGATATTAGAAGTTGCACCATTGAACGGGTTAATTGCAGACTGGAACAATGGAGCAGGCGAGCTGAATAATGGAGCGGTATTGTTTGGGTTGTTGCTGAAAGCAGAACCATAAGAGAAATTCTTCTTCAGTTCTGCGCACAGAAAGGTGAGTAGTAAATTGATGGGCAAATCAAGAAGACACACATCTTAGGGAGGCATCTAAAGATTGAATACAGGATCGATAAAGCATATTAATTTAAGACTATAACATCCTCTTGGAAGAGAAAATCAATCTTGAAAACCTGTCGTCCTGTGATTTCTTAAGTCTTGATTCTCGACATAGGCCTGGTACCAGGAGATAATAAGCGCGGTATGTACCTTTGTGTGCTTGATAATATTCCcatctcaatttttccacACTCAGGTGACTGACTCTAGGCAGTGCTGATATTGACATAATATAACAAAGCGGATCAAGCGTTTCTACTGTCGGGGTATGGTGCAACTTTCTGCCGGTGACCTGCCACTGATGACCATTGAATATGTTCGATGTTGATTTCTCTGGTAGAAAGCCTTCATCAAGGGATAGGTCAAAGAGATCGGTTAAATAGTGATAAAAAGAGCATCAGCAATCACTCGATAGTACATTCAATGACTCTTGAGGTGCAGTTGGGGTGAAGATGCGATTTTTGGGCTTACTGGTAGTAAATATATGATCGGCATCACTGCTGGGGCCCGGGAAGCTGAACGAAGGGATTTTGCTGCCGAATATACTACTGCCAGGACCACTACTTGAGGCATTGCCTGAGAGAGAACTAGAGCCAGATTCTGGCACGGGGCAAGGACCCCAATCAGGTGATTCCGAGCTTGGTGGCCCGAAATTGGGCCCGGCAGATGGGACAGCACGGGCAGCAAAAAAGGCAGCAACGGCTGCACAACCTGTGCTCAGTTCGCTGGACTCAGGGCTAGCAGCTAGGACAGCAGGGGCGGAGGCACTGGAAAGGGAAGCTGATGCTGCTGTGGTTGAAGCCAATCCAGCGCTTGATGTACCACTACACGGGAGACCAGATGGGATATCAGGGACACCGGAAGCAGTTGCTTGTCCGTCGCTCGATGTGCCAAAGGACGGAGCATGAGAGTTGTCGGGTTCAGGTGGCAAGCTGAGATCAGCAACTGCTGGTGCAGGAGTAAAATTGTCACCGGACAAGACATCCAGACCTGCAATCACGAGAAAGAGTAGCGCTTTGCTGTCAGTAATGCACAAATGAATACATCGGAGAGTCGACTAAATCACGATCAATGAAGGCGCACATGCCTAGATACGTAAAACAAAGATGATACAAGGAAGATCGAATATCAGTTGCAACTATTGACAACTTTTTTCTACCAACATTGAGATTCACTATCGTGATTGGTGCACTTTGAACGAATCTGCTTTTCCTAAGGAGATACACGACAGATACCGATCTTACTAACATAATGACTGGACGAACTCTAGTCAAGCTCCGGCTCACCTCTCGATTTCGAGTTTATCTCATAAAGATCGCTTAGCCGATAAAGGGAAGGGACCTTTCTTGGAACGTAAGCAAAAAGACGGAAAAGAGCCACAAGGGGCCATATCTTTCCGTATAAAAGAACAAGGAAGAATCTGTCGCTCGAATAGAATAAAGGGTCAGAATCAAATGAACAGTAAAAGTGATCGGGATTGCGAGTCGTAGAGACACTCGCCGTGATCACCATCATCAGCACGACAACTACAAACATTCACATACTCGTCAACATGATTGCCATCATCAGCACCACAACTGCAAGCTTTCATCTTCATCTCGGTCGATGGAAACTCTGATCAATGCTGCAAGCTTGAATCCGGGACGATGACCATACCAATGCGGGAGTAGTGATTTTATAGGCAGTACCAGTCGTTCAGTCTGATCCTGCACCTTGCTCAATGTAAGCGCGCGTTGCTTAATATTCAAGCAGCGGTAGCTTCAGATATAAGCTGGAGAAGAAAGAGTGTTGTGGGCTTGGGCTGTGTCTAACGGACTGGACCCTTATCCGCACGGGTCGCTTCTTCTTTTGTTGGGCCCTTCGAGCAATGTCGTCATCTCCGGCTGCGCGTGGCATAGAGATGGGGAAATTATCTGGTTCCCTAGTCGGACCGTTCCAAACACTCTCAGAACCGTTAGATCAACATTTTTGGATAGGCCTCTCATGTTGCCCCAGCAGTTTCACCTTAAATTGTCAAAGTCCCTTAGTCGGACCGCTTCTAGTCCCCTTGAGATAGGGATGTAAATGGTGGGTCGGACGgtttttttaaatatcaatACTATCCATAAACCATTTAAGGTTAAGGCGGGAGAAAAACGACTGCTAATGGTTCGGGTTCTTGGGGAGTCAAACTCGAgcttaaaatttcaatttttccaaTGGCAAACTCtacataaagaaaataaatcctaTGTTTTTCAACAAtatattcaagaaaaaaaaatttacacaaGATAAGTCTCCTAGGTCGTGTCATCGACCACAACCTATAAACAAGTCTAATAATATCGTCGATGCAGAAAAAACAATTTTCCCGTTAAATAAACGAAATAGACAAATCAAATAACTAATCACTGAAATGATctatagaattaaaaattatagattAAGAAAGCATAAAATAGTAGTatacaataattataaattcagATCAAAGAAGGTGTAGCATTGTGACACACATCTTCACCTAGTAACGAAGCGGTCCTAGGTTCGGTACTCGTAGTGAGATTACTCgtacccctttattagttattaaaattactatttcattgtactaaatGGACCCATTTTACTACtgaaaaaacatataattacaaattcGGGTTAAGTTGGACTCCgttggatttttattttggtccCAGACTTTTTTCGGGCTGGTTTTTTTAAAACCTTAAAGTCTACCCGATAATCATTTTCGATGAAAAAATTACCTAGTTTTTGGTTCGCTcatggcattttttttttatcggttttcagattttcggtttttttttccttattctcCTACCTCAGGGTCACTCATCACTACTTTGGGGTGGATCCCACGTTAATCCGACGGTCCTAGCGGGATCTCCCGATGCCACTGACCGTTGTAAATTAACTTAAATCcaacatgatatatatatatatatatatatgtttggcAGCTAAGCTTATCTGGAGGTTGTGTCATGTTGTGAACAATGTCCATGTCAGAGGTGACCCTTCAATATTGAGCTTGATTTGGTCCATTGATTATCATAAGATTTACATTTCATAGCTGCCTGCTTGTTGGATGATTCTGTGGCATGATGATCTCACGATTGGCCTCTTATTCATATATGTGATTTTCGACTCCTACAAAAACAAGTTTTATACGTTATAAGATATGTCTGAGGATCCAATCATAACCGGGCGGCGGCTTAAATAAGTGTGCGAGTACTCTTTACGCATACTGTAAGAGTCCTACAATCAAAGTCTGTTGTTTTTCACGATCGCCTCGAGCAGAGTTTGTAGCGAGTAACTGAGATTGTAGGCTTGCAGGAAAGATAAAAAGATAACCTTCTATTGAACAAGTTCGTTTGAAGCAGACGTTCTATTGTACAATGGATGCTGCGGGATGGAGATGGGGAAATCGTCGTCAAGGGAGGCTAACTATACAtctgaagaaattaaaaacaacTTGTGTCTACAAAGATCCAGTGCTAGATTTGGAATTAGTAAGCTTCCAAATCTCGCAAGAGATCAATGATCAATGAGATTCACGTGATGAGTTAAAAATTCCGATAATTAGAATATGAgacttgtttttttttaaaatattcgtagtatataataaatattaatttgtgcatttttgGAAGGTAGAAGTTGGTATATCCGTCTGAGGATATGTATTTGTCCTCCAACGCGACTTCGATAATGACGTCTAATTAGTAACAATAATTCTGGATTATCGTTGTTGTTGTTGTCTTGGTGCTTCTTATGGATAAATTAATGAGGCATCTGATCGAACATCTAGCTAGATAACAGCTTTAGTCGTGCCGTTCATGTCCAGAATCTTACAACTTTTACCTCCCTGAAAGTTTGGGTTTGTTGTGATCACTCGGCTCCAAATCCTAAAGCTCAACTTTGTTGCCATCTCACTAACACCCGAGACAAGTGGCGCATGCCGATTCGTCAGTTTCAACCGTTGGATCTTCCTAGTCGGCCAAACAAAAGCCAAGGATTGTTGGTTATTAACACATTTTATACATGTACTTCCATATTCTGAGTGAAAAAAGCTCATAGTTGATTCTACGGAAACAAAAAGATCATTGCAATTTGTATGCCGATGATCAGATCTATGGTAATAGACAGGGATGGAGTGAGGGGGAGCTAAGGAGTGCAGTCGTCTTTCCTAAAATGTTGATGCTTAAAGGAAATTTATAGATATAATCGttcaatttttcatgaaatttctCATGTTCGCCTCCCAACTCGAAAAAAATATCACCATATTCGCTCACTCAAATAACCCGGCCCCCTCGATTCAAATTCTGGGTTCGTCCCTGAATTGAGAGGTTTATATTTTATGCCAAAGGTTTGTCTCAAACCACTGGTTGCCTATCTATTCTTCAATTCAAGCAGTTGGGTCTTCCTAATCGGCCAAAACTGTCATTATTTATTCTATGGGATATGTGTGGTAATCACTGATAAAGTGGAAAGAAAAGGATGACTGGAGTCCGTAACCAGCGATGAAATCTCTTGTAACCCTATAATTAAACTGTGACGTAGAGACGAAATTTCAAGATGGATCACGAGGCTCCTTGAAAATCTAGCGAGCTAATTCGGGCTCCATCCTAGTTTTAAACTTAAAAGCAGCATCTAACATCAGGAAAGAGCATCTGTTCCAGCCGAGATTGATCCGGCAAAAACGAAGCCCGATAAAAATCTAGAAGATCAGCAAGGCAATCCTTCATTTGTTCGCCGTCTTCGACTACTATTTCCAAAGGGACTGCTGCATTTCTTGTTGTAAAATCACATGTTGtaataaaaatgacaaatatatgtaataatttGTTGGAATTGACAATGAACATAAGAGAACTACTGCAGATTTGCTGTGAGGTATGGGGACGgctgttttcttttatttcggATGTTATCTTCTGAGTCTGACGTGAATAAGGCCGTTGGAGTCGGCCATGTCAACTTCGCAGTCTCTTTTTTGGCGTTGCATCCTATGCCTTTTAGCCTTGGACTTGGTTTGGGTCCTTCCACTTTCACTATTgctcttattttctttttctccttttttttctctttatttatttatttatttgaaatatgttaatatatttatgttcCATTATCAATAGTAGTCCTATATATAGAGGGCCATCCTCCTTTTGCTCCTCTTCATCCTCATAAATCACAATAAATCATCACAAGCATTGCCCTCCCCCAAGTTAATCCAAAGCTCAATCGCCATGGTACACATATCCTGCACCCGCTACTCGTTATGAAAGCTCTCCCTATTTAAGATTGTTTCCGTCAAGTTTCCAAAAGTTTCGAGCTGATAAAATGGTGAACCCAATCCTCTAATATATCCATGGATTACTTCTTAACATTCTCAACAGATTGGAGATATAAGGAATCAAAagtcatattatattttccttGATTCTAGTgtatcaattttctttttctcatatagatgttttctttttcttttttctttttttttttgtattttctaaTTGGCCATGTTGACTACTCATCACTAGCTCCATACTATATTCGTTTGATCCATGTTTACTGTGCCTCAGAGGAGCAAAACTATGGTGATTACTCAAAAGTTCAATCCACTGGACCATGgttgtttttctttctccGACCTTGTTCGGGACAAGGAAATAGAAATCAAAGAATTGTCTATGCACACATTTTATTACATAAAATGGCGATTTCTTTCTATCATGTCTGTCTTCTCTTATCGTACCAGACACTGCATCAGTAATGTCTCCCTAATTCCTCGAAATAATTGCTAGAGTCGATCGTCCGGATATATTAGTTCACACATGAACTACAGTCAGTGACATATAATGTTGTGCTGTCATAAGTAATCCTTTAGCTCGACCTAGTGATGGGACGGGACGTCTTTTACCGATCAGTcttcaatctctctctctctctctctctctctctatctatatatatatatatatatcttgttCCATTACTGAATCTCAAAGAGTTGCTGGTGAATGCAAAATGAACAATTATGAGCAGGGGATGGATGGGGAAGAGGTTCCTGGTGCTAAGGAATTGCCATACCAACCCATGAAGAACCAAAGACAAGGGGGATTCAGAGCCACCTACTTCATCTTTGGtaaatcaaataattaataaccatgtcttccttcttttgttttttgttttttgtaaCCCCCGCCGAATAAAAGCTGATGGTGGAGATTGGGCTTTTCTCTTTCTGTTTCGATGTATTTTGCAGCGATGATGTTCTTGGACAACATTGGATTTGTGGCCAACATGGCGAGCATGGTGCTGTACTTCATGTATGTCATGAAGTTTGATCTGTCGGGGTCTGCCACCACCACAACAAACTACCTTGGCGCCACTTTCATTCTCACGCTCGTCGGAGGCTTCATCTCCGACTCCTACATGACTCGCCTCAACACCGCCCTTGTTTTTGGTGCCATCGAACTTATGGTACGTAGGTAATCCTTTCGACTTACTTGGACAACCTTATGATTGCAAGGAGGCATATAGGACGAAATCCTAGTATTTTCAAACTCAGGACTTGTTGCCTGAGGATCTTGAACCAATGATTAATCTAAGGTGCACAGCCAGCCCAATAGTAATCTCAATGTAAAATTTTTCGAATAATTTTTCCAGGGCTACATGCTGCTGATAGTTCAATCTCACTACCAAAAGCTCCAGCCCAAGCCATGTGCTGAGACTGAATCAACCTGTGTCCACGGCTCAAAAGCGCTCCTATTCTACACGTCAATCTGTTTGGTGGCCCTTGGAGGGGGCGGGATCAGGGGTTCGATCCCAGCACTTGGTGCTGACCAGTTCGACCAAAAGGACCCAAAGGAGAGGAAGAGCCTCGCCAGCTTCTTCAACTGGTTCCTTCTCAGCATCACAATCGGTGCCACCCTCGGGGTCACCTTTGTTGTCTATGTAAGCACGAAGGTCCGGTGGGACATTGGCTTCAGCATCTCTATGTGCTGTGCCTTCTTAGGGCTCGTGTTCGTGGCATTGGGAAAGCCGTTCTATCGGGTTCGGATACCAGGGGATAGTCCTTTGCTAAGAGTGCTAGAGGTATATTTCTTTAAATCCTtgttcaattattattattactttaCGGGATCAAATCTACCAGATCAAATTAATGGGCTTCAGTTAGATTGATCTAGTGGGCTGCCTGTCGATTATTGGTCCTAATGAGCTTGGTGGAACATGTTCCAGGTTCTGGTGGTTTCAGTGAAGAACTGGAGGAAAGAGCTGCCCTCGAACTCGGATGAATTACACGAGATCAGGGACAGAAAAGCCATCCGAAAGGGAGAGCTCATCCCACACAGCGTGCAATTTAGGTCAAGATCGCACTCTATATCCTTATTCCATGTTTTTTCACCGTTCAATGTAATGTGACCATTCCGGTTAGCACCTGCCTGAAAACTGTGATAAACCAATCCTCGAAATACAGGTTCCTAGACAAAGCAGCGATCGTGCCAAAAGGAACGGACCCGCAAAGATGGAAGGTCTGCACGGTGACCCAAGTAGAGGAAGTCAAGATCTTAGCACGAATGATGCCGATCCTCCTGAGCACGATCCTGATGAACACATGCCTAGCTCAGCTGCAGACGTTCTCCGTCCAGCAAGGAACCTTAATGGACGTGAACTTGGGGGGCTTCCAGGTCCCGCCAGCCTCGATACCCGTCATCCCACTTGTCTTCATGTCCCTCCTCATCCCCGTGTACGAATTCATGTTCGTCCCCCTCATCAGGAGGATCACAGGCCACCCCAATGGCATCACCCACCTCCAGCGCGTCGGTGTCGGGCTTGTCCTCTCTGCCATCTCAATGGGCATCGCAGGGCTTGTGGAAGTGAAGAGGAAGCACGAGCTCCTCCATCACAACCACAAGATCAGCCTGTTCTGGCTCTCCTTCCACTATGCCATCTTCGGGATAGCGGACATGTTCACGCTCGTGGGGCTAATGGAGTTCTTCTACAGCGAAGCTCCAGTGGGGATGAGGTCCCTGTCGACCTCCTTCTCATGGATGTCCCTCTCGATCGGGTACTTCCTCAGCTCGGCCTTCGTAGGGCTGATCAACAAGGTAAGCCGGCACCTGGGCAAAGCCCCGAAGGGGTGGCTCCAGGGAAGGGACATGAACACAAACCACGTGGAGCGGTTCTACTGGTTCCTGGCGATCCTGAGCGTGGTGAACTTCGTGAACTACTTGTTCTGGGCTAACTGGTACAAGTACAAGAACGATGATGTTGCCGGCGATGACGAGATGCTGCTGAGGTATGGCGGCCGGCCCAATAACGGGATCGACTCGTTCTCTACTAGCTTGAGCTTCGTGTCGAGGCCTCAGGGGGAGTTCTCTTCTGTGGTGCAAGAGAAAGGGCAAGAGGGTGAAAGATTAGAGCCTAAAGTAGAGTCTAAGTAAGAGCTGAAATGGGACAttgtaatatatgaataaGAGGCAGTTTTCAATTATGGAAGAGCAAGCAAATATATGCTTTGATGCAATATATTTGTCCTCAAAAGATTTAGGCAAAGGCAAGGATATGACATGAAAagaattttgtaaaattgagGGTTTGGATGTCATCCATCTGGCTGATTCAACCTGTGATCGTCATTTATTTTATCTGTAATAGTGATGTTGTTGAGAGATATTGTTGCATACGGAGAAACTAAAGAGAAATCAACGGATTTATAAGTGATTGAATATCACTACCTAACAGCTCGAGCTTTTAAGTTGAAGATATGTCTAATCGCTTATAGGTTCAGTGAAATTTTTACAGATGCTGTCTGGAATTAAATTGTCCCTATCAAATGGTACTTAATGCGATCACTAATGTTATAATGAACAAGGACGATCGGTGTCTCACGGAGTGACCGTTCCGATCACGTCTTTAATCGTGCTCGGTGTTTCGATTGCTCAATCGAAGAGGCCAAGGCCCTTCCTAATGCTTAAGTGGACCTTCTAGTAATATTATCTGGGCCTCAGCAAATAAATGAACTATAATTATTTGGGCCTTCAAGTTCCTTAAAGGAATGATGATTTTGTAtgattaaaaattcggattaTCCAATCGATTAGAGAAGAATTAATGTGCCATTAATAAGTGAATGGAAGTCGTAATCATGATTCCTAGACCGTAAAACACAAATTTGTGTCTCTATCTTTCAATCGTCTAGAAGGTTGTGATCTTGATTAGATACTATTCGAGATTATTGTACGCGATCGATCACTCTACGGTTTTCCTACTACCATTACATGTCTAATTACATTTAGTTGATAAATAATATGAACCACACGTGTGGCATTAGGGATCGCAATCCCTCTTAGGTATAACATGCATGTCGTCATCTTTTCCAGATGGTCCCGACAAGTATTCATCTCATCCACAAGTGCATGTGTGCGCCAAATGCTCGACAATTCCAGTAGATaccatcacgagaatattccCATATATAATACATGTATATGTGGTTTCACTAAACATATCAAGTACGCTCTATATTGGTGATGgtattataaaataagatGTCAATCATccaccaaaaaacaaaaagatgTTAATCGAGTAATTGGGATAGTTAATActtaagaaattaattttcctaAAGAATATCTATACTTAATCTTTACTATGATATTATTtgagatatttttattttctaaaatttatgTAATCTCTCGAACTAATCATAAAAATTACGTTTTTTTAGATCTATGAACTATGACCAATCACACATATTATGTCTAGagagaaattttaatatgactCTGTATCACTGTGATACACTCGATATTTTAGTTCAATTGTTTAGCATTTTAGTTAAATCGTTTAGTACTTTTACTATTTGTGATGGattatacaaaatattaaacacTTAATTCATAATACTAAATACTCAAATTGAATGTATAAGCAAAAAACACTTGTACTaatcaagattattaaaaatactaaatacttgAACTGAGGTACTAAATGTTTGAACTGAAAGTATTAAACCTGTCACAGTGACACGGAGTCATATTAGCAAAACCTTATAGCCGGAATTCTATTCTTTTAAATAATACTAGAGGAAAATGGACCCGCGTTGCTCCCAGGATATAAAAAGATgaaaacatatacatatatatatatatatatcaatataataaaaattcgacgaaaaagttaaaatcgatttaaataaattaaaagaaaaagaaaagggaataGGCCCAATAAGGAGATGAGCAATTTCTAGAATGCAGTTGTTAGTGAAAAGTTACGGGCGTGCTTTTAAGAGTAAGTTACAGGAGAGAGGGATTTGAAAAGTCAGTTTTactccttcttttttttttctttattgcgtaaggataaaattaaaaagcaAAAGAGTCTCACTTCtgattttatataatagtataagGCTATATTTGATTGGTCAGTTAtgatgtgtttggttttagagttaagtaaagttgagttttgattttaattgggttgtaatgattatgttattgaattatgaaaaaaaaagtataaaaaagtaatgaatagttgagagaaagtaatgattatattgttgaattgtgaaaaaagtaattgataattgagaggatttagtattaaaaattgaattgaatgtttaaaaaaattgaagaaaaaaagaaaagtaataattgtgttattgatttttattgtatagtgagtatagttaaagttagagctaaaattttaaaaatttgattgcaAAACCAAACGGGTGATAAAATTCTAATCCGACGTTTGGTGCCGATCAAATTAGGATTGAgattatgatatatttggataaaattattaagcgCCCAGACCCAAGAAGGGGATGGATTaatggtggattagaatatgATTATTTATGAAAAGATGGAAATACACCATGCATTGACCAAAGAGAGGGGCGATAGAGGCCCGACGTCGACCACCACCACCCACGACGAGTTTAGTGGCAAACCCAGAGGTCGCTGGCGACCTCGCCTGAGGCGGTGGTGGCTGGCGTTGAGCCCCCACCACCCCACaatctccctctctttctctctttagagaggaaataaataaatcaggACTGCGGTGGTTGGAATCGACGTCGCTGGTGATCTCTGTAACCCCTGACGACCTCAATTAGGACAGTGCTGGCTGACGTCGGGCCACTGCTGTgcctcttttctctctctctctctctctttgaagGAAGAGAGGGAGGACGATTTCCGCGACGGTGGTTGCCAGACGCCAACCATCACCACCCAGACGAGGTCGTCAGTGACCTCTGGGCGTGCCGGCAACTTCATTGGGGCGGTGGTCGCCAGTGTTGGGCAACCACTACCCTCCATTCTCTAATTctgttatttttaattttaattaaaattcaattttcaaagtttatttttgtttattaaaattaaaaatatttatttcatggGATA
The sequence above is drawn from the Punica granatum isolate Tunisia-2019 chromosome 5, ASM765513v2, whole genome shotgun sequence genome and encodes:
- the LOC116207999 gene encoding nuclear pore complex protein DDB_G0274915-like isoform X1, producing MFVVVVLMMVITASVSTTRNPDHFYCSFDSDPLFYSSDRFFLVLLYGKIWPLVALFRLFAYVPRKVPSLYRLSDLYEINSKSRGLDVLSGDNFTPAPAVADLSLPPEPDNSHAPSFGTSSDGQATASGVPDIPSGLPCSGTSSAGLASTTAASASLSSASAPAVLAASPESSELSTGCAAVAAFFAARAVPSAGPNFGPPSSESPDWGPCPVPESGSSSLSGNASSSGPGSSIFGSKIPSFSFPGPSSDADHIFTTSFLPEKSTSNIFNGHQWQVTGRKLHHTPTVETLDPLCYIMSISALPRVSHLSVEKLRWEYYQAHKELKKNFSYGSAFSNNPNNTAPLFSSPAPLFQSAINPFNGATSNITSTAPSKSNTAFRSQEEGQAPNSATPSQAPKEFGPSSGSFSNPWKTGPFERNAPKERDYSTSPSPLNPFERNAPKERDTPTGPSPFSPFERNAPEERDYSTSRSPFSPFQQNAPKERDYSTDPSPFSPCSFFKPTTERKTQEPPIFTSKETFTSPFSSPFSLKPTTEKETFTSPFSSPFSFKPTTEKEAHGPPNSTGKETFTSHSQKCELCGCKAPEKKCSLFDIHVPSSTNMHAPVQQGAHQCTWSKVTGNDAQRVDDFSTVPPYGMLLMLPVIPNFNAAAVTAAPVDAGSGSAPGKFMYPGATIPPFGVPYKPGGNYAPWANDIGRMAPNGLLPFMPVMMLPVISNFNVAVSAVPCNTGSISIPGSSMHPGTTVTPSGGLFGAATASRENDMPSSIPGSFPTYGVRNNLFGGAPASRENDMPSFGAATDSVHPGITVTPSGVPFGAATASRENDMPSSIPGSFPTFGLLNNLFGGATASRENDMPSLGAATDSMHPGITVTPSSVLFGAPTASRENDMPSSIPGSFPTFGVSNNLFGGAIASTENNMPSSNMHSTA
- the LOC116207999 gene encoding nuclear pore complex protein DDB_G0274915-like isoform X2; this encodes MMAIMLTSLDVLSGDNFTPAPAVADLSLPPEPDNSHAPSFGTSSDGQATASGVPDIPSGLPCSGTSSAGLASTTAASASLSSASAPAVLAASPESSELSTGCAAVAAFFAARAVPSAGPNFGPPSSESPDWGPCPVPESGSSSLSGNASSSGPGSSIFGSKIPSFSFPGPSSDADHIFTTSFLPEKSTSNIFNGHQWQVTGRKLHHTPTVETLDPLCYIMSISALPRVSHLSVEKLRWEYYQAHKELKKNFSYGSAFSNNPNNTAPLFSSPAPLFQSAINPFNGATSNITSTAPSKSNTAFRSQEEGQAPNSATPSQAPKEFGPSSGSFSNPWKTGPFERNAPKERDYSTSPSPLNPFERNAPKERDTPTGPSPFSPFERNAPEERDYSTSRSPFSPFQQNAPKERDYSTDPSPFSPCSFFKPTTERKTQEPPIFTSKETFTSPFSSPFSLKPTTEKETFTSPFSSPFSFKPTTEKEAHGPPNSTGKETFTSHSQKCELCGCKAPEKKCSLFDIHVPSSTNMHAPVQQGAHQCTWSKVTGNDAQRVDDFSTVPPYGMLLMLPVIPNFNAAAVTAAPVDAGSGSAPGKFMYPGATIPPFGVPYKPGGNYAPWANDIGRMAPNGLLPFMPVMMLPVISNFNVAVSAVPCNTGSISIPGSSMHPGTTVTPSGGLFGAATASRENDMPSSIPGSFPTYGVRNNLFGGAPASRENDMPSFGAATDSVHPGITVTPSGVPFGAATASRENDMPSSIPGSFPTFGLLNNLFGGATASRENDMPSLGAATDSMHPGITVTPSSVLFGAPTASRENDMPSSIPGSFPTFGVSNNLFGGAIASTENNMPSSNMHSTA